A region of Sphingomonas crusticola DNA encodes the following proteins:
- the mmsB gene encoding 3-hydroxyisobutyrate dehydrogenase: MKIGFIGLGNMGGGMAANLVKAGHDVRAFDLAEAALAHAEEAGCTRVKSAREAAADVDAVVTMLPAGAHVRQVYADCVIGAAPSSAILIDCSTIDVSSAKAVGASAADQGYAMVDAPVSGGIAAANGGTLTFMVGGSADAFARAEPILAAMGKAVIHAGASGAGQAAKIANNMLLGATMVATCEAFLLAKKLGLDLQTFYDISSKASGQSWSMTSYCPVPGVGPDTPADRDYQGGFATALMLKDLKLAMAAAHDSNASVPMGAAAEALYQAFANGGNGSLDFSAIIRMLEGEGARA, encoded by the coding sequence TGGTCAAGGCCGGGCATGATGTGCGGGCCTTCGATCTGGCGGAAGCTGCGCTCGCCCATGCCGAGGAAGCGGGCTGTACCCGCGTCAAATCCGCGCGCGAAGCCGCCGCCGACGTCGATGCGGTCGTCACCATGCTGCCGGCCGGCGCGCACGTGCGGCAGGTCTATGCCGATTGCGTGATCGGCGCCGCGCCGAGCAGCGCGATCCTGATCGATTGCTCGACGATCGACGTCAGCAGCGCCAAGGCAGTCGGTGCTTCCGCCGCCGATCAGGGCTATGCGATGGTGGATGCCCCGGTTTCGGGCGGGATCGCGGCGGCCAATGGCGGCACGCTCACCTTCATGGTCGGCGGATCGGCGGACGCCTTCGCCCGGGCCGAACCGATCCTGGCGGCAATGGGCAAGGCCGTGATTCACGCCGGCGCCAGCGGCGCCGGCCAGGCCGCCAAGATCGCCAATAATATGCTGCTCGGTGCGACGATGGTTGCCACGTGCGAAGCGTTCCTGCTGGCAAAGAAACTCGGCCTCGATCTCCAGACCTTCTACGACATATCGTCCAAGGCGTCGGGCCAGAGCTGGTCGATGACGAGCTATTGTCCGGTCCCCGGCGTCGGCCCGGATACGCCGGCCGACCGCGACTATCAGGGCGGCTTCGCGACCGCGCTTATGCTCAAGGATCTCAAGCTGGCGATGGCCGCCGCGCACGATTCCAATGCCAGCGTGCCGATGGGCGCCGCCGCCGAGGCGCTCTACCAGGCCTTCGCCAATGGCGGGAATGGCAGCCTCGATTTCTCCGCGATCATCAGGATGCTGGAGGGCGAGGGCGCGAGGGCCTGA